The following coding sequences are from one Methanohalophilus halophilus window:
- a CDS encoding DNA-directed RNA polymerase subunit D — protein sequence MEIDILELSDRSARFILSDVDAAFANGLRRAMLADVPTLAIDEVNIYNNTSVLYDEQVALRLALVPLVTSFDEFTPHEECSCEEGCPACTVSLTLSVEAPMDEEKTVYSGDLVSADPKVKAADSNIPVVKLKGGQQLVLEAIAKMGYGHDHAKWQAGVACGYKNVPVISIEGCDLCEKCVEACPRDILALGEESAEVVNDRLLNCSLCKQCVEVCGIDAISVRENDTSFIFTLESDGSYSAEELIINAVNTIRTKASTLDEILGEL from the coding sequence ATGGAAATCGATATACTTGAGCTGTCTGATAGATCTGCCAGATTTATTTTGTCAGATGTGGATGCAGCTTTTGCGAATGGATTGAGGCGGGCTATGCTTGCCGATGTCCCCACTCTCGCAATCGATGAAGTCAATATTTACAACAACACTTCAGTCCTTTATGATGAACAGGTAGCTTTGAGACTGGCCCTGGTGCCTCTTGTGACAAGTTTCGATGAGTTTACTCCTCACGAAGAGTGTTCCTGTGAAGAGGGGTGTCCGGCCTGCACGGTTTCCCTCACGTTGAGTGTGGAAGCACCAATGGATGAGGAAAAGACTGTTTATTCAGGGGACCTTGTATCCGCAGATCCCAAAGTAAAAGCTGCCGATTCCAACATCCCTGTTGTTAAGCTTAAAGGTGGACAGCAACTTGTCCTTGAAGCGATTGCAAAGATGGGTTACGGTCACGACCACGCTAAATGGCAGGCAGGAGTTGCCTGTGGTTACAAAAATGTGCCAGTGATCAGTATCGAGGGTTGTGATCTCTGTGAAAAATGCGTAGAGGCATGTCCTCGCGATATATTGGCCCTTGGTGAGGAATCTGCAGAAGTTGTGAATGATAGACTATTGAACTGCTCTCTCTGCAAACAGTGTGTAGAAGTATGTGGTATTGATGCAATCTCGGTTCGTGAGAATGATACATCTTTTATTTTCACTCTTGAATCCGATGGTTCATATAGTGCAGAAGAGTTAATTATAAATGCAGTTAATACAATCAGGACGAAAGCTTCAACCCTTGATGAAATTCTGGGTGAATTGTAA
- a CDS encoding DJ-1/PfpI/YhbO family deglycase/protease — MDNKKKILMVIAQENFRDEEFLQPREIFESAGFDITVATNQKKVARGMLGGKVKPDTTISSEKADSYDAIVISGGGGAKKYLWDNKELHEIVQNAYKQEKLIAAICISPVVLAKAGILKGKKSTVFNDPESVKQIKEGGAEYQDKDVIRDGHIITARDPDAARSFGKTVLEFLKE, encoded by the coding sequence ATGGATAATAAAAAGAAAATACTAATGGTAATCGCCCAGGAAAATTTCCGTGACGAAGAATTCCTTCAACCCAGAGAGATCTTTGAAAGTGCAGGATTTGATATAACCGTTGCAACAAACCAAAAAAAAGTTGCCAGAGGGATGCTTGGAGGTAAAGTTAAACCCGACACAACTATTTCCTCTGAAAAGGCCGATAGTTATGATGCCATCGTTATTTCAGGAGGAGGAGGTGCAAAAAAATACCTCTGGGATAATAAAGAACTGCATGAAATTGTCCAGAATGCCTACAAGCAGGAAAAATTAATCGCTGCTATCTGTATATCACCGGTAGTACTGGCAAAAGCAGGAATACTGAAGGGTAAAAAGAGCACTGTATTCAACGATCCGGAAAGTGTAAAACAGATCAAAGAGGGAGGAGCTGAATACCAGGACAAAGATGTTATCAGAGATGGTCATATAATCACTGCCAGGGACCCAGACGCTGCTCGCTCATTCGGCAAAACAGTCCTGGAATTCCTGAAAGAATAA
- the uppS gene encoding polyprenyl diphosphate synthase, with product MMWRILPELLYKGYEFFLERNIRNSKLPQHIAIIMDGNRRYAKKLGKFTSYGHTRGADITEKVIEWSYENGIKELTIYAFSTENFNRKKDEKKSILKLIGTRLEEMCVDERTHKRRLKVRIIGDRTLLPGDLLQSIDKVEMATKDYDRLKLNIAIAYGGRQDIIQAIREVARKVKTGDIEMGDITEKTISRHLYPEENSAVSNVDLIIRTGGNERVSNFLPWQACGNECAAYFCAPYWPDFRKIDFLRSIRTYQQRQEERSRTLSNRALHFIHNIEKKLDVRDVDTQPKKNPEKNS from the coding sequence ATGATGTGGCGGATATTACCTGAACTGTTGTATAAAGGATATGAGTTTTTCCTGGAAAGAAATATCCGTAATTCAAAATTGCCACAGCATATTGCTATTATAATGGATGGAAACCGCAGATACGCCAAAAAACTGGGTAAATTCACCTCATACGGCCATACCCGGGGAGCCGATATTACTGAAAAAGTCATTGAATGGTCCTATGAAAATGGCATCAAGGAACTTACAATATATGCTTTTTCTACTGAAAATTTCAACAGGAAAAAAGACGAGAAGAAAAGCATACTAAAACTTATAGGAACCAGACTTGAAGAAATGTGTGTTGATGAAAGGACACACAAAAGACGGCTGAAAGTACGTATAATCGGAGACAGAACCCTTTTGCCCGGGGACCTCTTGCAGAGTATTGATAAAGTTGAGATGGCAACAAAGGACTATGACAGGCTAAAACTTAACATTGCAATTGCTTATGGCGGAAGACAGGATATCATACAGGCAATACGTGAAGTTGCCAGAAAGGTAAAAACAGGAGATATCGAAATGGGCGATATAACTGAAAAAACCATCTCCAGACACCTATATCCTGAAGAAAATTCAGCTGTATCAAATGTTGATCTCATAATCCGCACAGGGGGAAATGAAAGGGTATCGAATTTCCTCCCCTGGCAAGCATGTGGAAATGAATGTGCAGCCTATTTCTGCGCTCCCTACTGGCCGGATTTCAGGAAAATCGATTTCCTTCGTTCCATCCGTACATACCAGCAGAGACAGGAGGAGAGAAGCCGAACACTTTCCAACAGGGCACTGCATTTTATCCATAACATTGAGAAAAAACTGGATGTAAGAGATGTTGATACTCAACCAAAAAAAAATCCTGAAAAAAATAGCTAA
- a CDS encoding response regulator gives MECLDSFYDVLAYSENTDKLMKYITELLTGNGGGNRYFARITFEDKIFTNANFFETEIKLEHTINFNGNTKGKLEYFKNKSSGETGFLDEEKKLVELVTKGLSKAIKSRNAEDQLIRSEKKFHTIFDNAADAIFIHDLEGNFLEINEIACKRLGYTRGELLNLTPMDIDSQANAKDVPEMIEQILKNGSLIFETVHLTKNGKKIPTEISSKVIDYREEKVILSIARDISRRKEAEEQIGKLQHRLHNAMGEGNLSWWEMDIPSGKVNFDPGKVTRLGYSMDEFKDAHYTDFTKLLHPQDKGIAMEAMRCHMEGKCPAYKVDYRIKTKNGKWKWYHDRGAITEKDKQGNPVIVSGIVVDITKRKNTELEMENAKIEAETANRTKSEFLATMSHELRTPLNSIIGFSDILLDQVFGELNEKQTKYVGNVLKSGKHLLDLINSILDISKVEAGKMELQYEMFYLDDVFREVKTIVSPLATKKSINLQTDSAGNIPKIRADKGKIKQILYNLLSNAIKFTPEGGNVIIIPSTSENMVHVAVEDTGIGIAESDRDKLFKPFVQLDSSANREYEGTGLGLALINKFIELHGGSLEVESEEGKGSTFTFSIPVDPPEKNELIPEDKVEKKIPEPKVDKESLVAAPHNPKGDEPVVVVAEDDPKSRELMLAMLSSKGYHAIGVERGDQVIKKVRELKPLAVTLDIMMPGQDGWTVLDKLKKDSHTRDIPVIMISVLDKGKIDSMWTVEDYFVKPVDKADLIETLERVKKNMKPEETTILVVDDEEQDRELIHSMLDSEGFRILDAAGGEEAIKIIQKQQPDILLLDLMMPEFTGHDVIEYIQNMDPTSNISIIVCTAQELTEENKKMLDDNVACIMHKGMFRRQELVQLINNLNPPEN, from the coding sequence TTGGAATGTCTTGACAGTTTTTACGATGTTCTGGCATATTCAGAGAATACGGATAAACTGATGAAATATATTACAGAACTCCTGACAGGCAACGGTGGTGGAAATCGATATTTTGCACGTATAACTTTTGAAGATAAAATATTTACAAATGCCAACTTCTTTGAGACTGAAATTAAACTTGAGCACACCATCAACTTTAATGGAAATACAAAAGGCAAACTGGAGTATTTCAAAAACAAATCATCAGGAGAAACGGGCTTTCTGGATGAAGAAAAAAAACTGGTGGAATTGGTGACAAAGGGTTTGAGCAAGGCTATAAAGAGCAGGAATGCGGAAGACCAACTCATCCGTTCCGAAAAAAAATTCCATACTATTTTTGACAACGCAGCTGATGCAATTTTCATCCATGACCTGGAGGGCAATTTTCTGGAGATAAATGAAATTGCCTGCAAAAGACTGGGATACACCAGGGGAGAATTACTAAACCTGACACCCATGGATATTGATAGTCAAGCAAATGCCAAAGATGTACCCGAAATGATAGAACAAATTCTGAAAAATGGCTCATTAATATTTGAAACTGTCCATCTGACCAAAAACGGCAAAAAAATTCCCACGGAGATAAGCAGCAAAGTCATTGATTATCGTGAAGAAAAAGTAATACTCAGTATTGCACGGGACATCTCCAGAAGGAAAGAAGCGGAAGAACAGATTGGAAAATTACAACACCGACTGCATAATGCAATGGGAGAAGGCAACCTTAGCTGGTGGGAAATGGACATTCCCAGTGGCAAAGTAAACTTCGATCCCGGTAAAGTTACCAGGCTGGGATATTCCATGGATGAATTTAAAGATGCGCATTATACTGATTTCACAAAACTGCTGCATCCCCAGGACAAAGGAATTGCAATGGAAGCAATGCGTTGCCATATGGAAGGAAAATGTCCTGCATATAAAGTGGACTACCGGATAAAGACAAAGAATGGCAAATGGAAATGGTATCACGACAGGGGCGCAATTACAGAAAAAGACAAACAAGGGAATCCGGTTATTGTAAGCGGTATTGTAGTGGACATCACAAAACGTAAAAATACAGAACTTGAGATGGAAAATGCAAAAATCGAAGCTGAAACTGCCAACCGCACAAAAAGTGAATTTCTTGCGACAATGAGTCATGAATTGCGCACCCCACTTAATTCCATAATCGGATTTTCGGATATACTACTGGATCAGGTTTTTGGAGAACTAAACGAAAAACAAACCAAGTATGTGGGAAATGTGCTCAAAAGTGGCAAACACTTGCTCGATCTCATTAACAGTATCCTTGACATATCAAAGGTAGAAGCAGGAAAAATGGAACTCCAGTACGAGATGTTCTATTTGGATGATGTTTTCAGGGAAGTTAAAACAATTGTCTCACCACTGGCAACCAAGAAATCCATAAACCTCCAGACTGACTCTGCCGGAAACATTCCAAAAATAAGAGCCGATAAAGGAAAAATTAAACAGATACTTTATAACCTGCTAAGTAATGCTATTAAATTTACCCCAGAAGGAGGGAACGTAATAATAATTCCTTCCACATCCGAAAACATGGTGCATGTGGCTGTAGAGGATACAGGCATAGGTATTGCTGAAAGTGATCGGGACAAATTGTTCAAACCCTTTGTCCAGCTTGATTCATCGGCAAATCGGGAATATGAAGGTACAGGGCTTGGGCTTGCACTTATAAATAAGTTCATAGAACTTCACGGCGGATCACTTGAAGTAGAAAGTGAAGAAGGAAAAGGCAGCACATTTACTTTTTCCATACCTGTTGATCCTCCGGAAAAAAACGAATTGATACCGGAAGACAAAGTTGAAAAGAAAATACCTGAACCGAAAGTGGATAAGGAAAGCCTTGTCGCTGCACCTCACAATCCTAAAGGAGACGAGCCAGTGGTAGTGGTTGCGGAAGATGATCCAAAATCAAGAGAGCTTATGCTTGCGATGCTGAGTTCGAAAGGATATCATGCAATAGGGGTGGAAAGAGGAGATCAGGTTATAAAAAAGGTCCGGGAACTCAAACCACTTGCCGTCACCCTTGATATAATGATGCCGGGCCAAGATGGCTGGACCGTACTTGATAAACTCAAAAAAGACAGCCATACACGGGATATACCTGTTATCATGATATCCGTACTGGACAAGGGCAAAATCGATAGCATGTGGACCGTGGAAGACTATTTTGTGAAACCTGTTGACAAAGCAGACCTTATCGAAACACTTGAAAGAGTCAAGAAAAATATGAAACCAGAAGAGACAACGATTCTTGTGGTGGATGATGAGGAACAAGATAGGGAACTTATCCATTCCATGCTGGATTCGGAAGGTTTTAGGATACTGGATGCTGCCGGGGGGGAAGAAGCAATAAAAATTATCCAAAAGCAGCAACCCGACATATTACTGCTTGATTTGATGATGCCAGAGTTCACTGGCCATGATGTTATTGAATATATCCAAAATATGGACCCGACTTCAAATATATCCATTATTGTCTGTACAGCACAGGAACTTACCGAGGAAAACAAAAAAATGCTTGATGATAATGTTGCCTGTATTATGCATAAAGGAATGTTCCGGCGCCAGGAACTCGTTCAACTGATCAATAATCTCAACCCTCCAGAAAATTAA
- a CDS encoding 30S ribosomal protein S13 encodes MADEEIRHLVRIMNTDLQGKQKVLYALTGIKGIGRRTARLIAESAEVDPSETIGYLSDEGIARLNEAIETFENHLPVWMLNRQKDLLTGENKHLLGQDIDLTIREDLNDLKKIRAYRGIRHERGLKVRGQRTKSAGRGGSTIGVSKTR; translated from the coding sequence ATGGCAGACGAAGAAATAAGACATCTTGTACGTATAATGAACACTGACTTGCAGGGTAAGCAGAAGGTCCTTTATGCACTCACCGGTATCAAGGGGATTGGCAGAAGGACTGCGAGACTCATTGCAGAAAGTGCAGAAGTAGATCCATCAGAAACTATTGGTTATCTTTCTGATGAGGGTATTGCCAGGCTTAATGAAGCTATCGAGACATTTGAAAACCACCTTCCGGTTTGGATGCTTAATAGGCAAAAGGATTTGTTGACAGGTGAAAATAAACATCTTCTTGGGCAGGATATTGACCTGACCATAAGGGAAGATTTGAACGACCTCAAAAAGATTCGTGCATATCGTGGTATACGCCATGAAAGAGGTTTGAAGGTACGTGGACAGAGAACCAAGTCCGCAGGACGCGGTGGATCCACAATAGGTGTCAGCAAAACAAGATGA
- a CDS encoding 4Fe-4S binding protein, with amino-acid sequence MVYGSHVAVFGCKGCRKCISVCGENAIFYSCGRVQIDMQKCNSCGQCVSHCPNKALLLMD; translated from the coding sequence ATGGTTTATGGGTCACATGTAGCCGTATTCGGCTGCAAAGGCTGTAGAAAATGTATATCTGTTTGTGGTGAGAATGCAATTTTCTATAGTTGCGGACGCGTTCAAATAGACATGCAAAAATGTAATTCTTGCGGTCAGTGTGTTTCTCATTGCCCAAATAAGGCTCTTTTGTTGATGGATTAA
- a CDS encoding DUF1699 family protein, whose amino-acid sequence MRIRMLNSKYEIETLKEDEEVVHLSFRPSNTDIMQIITRCKGLKALQLPSSYRKTLSDVAIKFLEMEDVELLEGDLKSTGISMYKEIDSEE is encoded by the coding sequence ATGAGAATAAGGATGTTGAATTCCAAATATGAGATTGAAACGCTTAAAGAAGATGAAGAAGTTGTACATCTGTCTTTCAGGCCGAGCAATACGGATATTATGCAGATTATCACCAGGTGTAAGGGTTTAAAGGCTCTGCAATTGCCTTCATCCTACAGGAAAACTTTGTCAGATGTGGCAATTAAATTCCTTGAAATGGAAGATGTTGAGTTACTTGAAGGTGACCTGAAAAGTACTGGTATCTCAATGTATAAAGAAATCGATTCTGAAGAGTGA
- a CDS encoding N-acetyltransferase, with protein sequence MHKQLPGLIRKAVIEDVTPMKDLINSYAKKEIMLPRSVGELYENIRNFYVYEENGEVIGCCALQVVWEDLAEILSFAVKPGSTGMGIGSMLLDASIEEGKNIGVKRAFTLTYVPEFFERQGFSKVEKASLPHKVWVGCIKCPKFPDCNEIALLRYL encoded by the coding sequence ATCCATAAGCAGTTACCGGGTCTAATTCGTAAGGCTGTAATTGAAGATGTAACTCCCATGAAAGACCTCATAAACAGCTATGCTAAAAAAGAAATTATGTTACCTCGCTCTGTCGGGGAACTGTATGAAAACATAAGGAACTTTTATGTTTATGAGGAAAATGGTGAAGTGATTGGTTGTTGTGCTCTTCAGGTTGTATGGGAAGATCTGGCAGAAATCCTTTCTTTTGCTGTTAAACCCGGGAGCACTGGAATGGGCATCGGCTCCATGCTACTGGATGCCAGTATCGAAGAAGGCAAAAACATCGGCGTGAAAAGAGCATTTACCCTTACTTACGTGCCAGAATTTTTTGAAAGACAGGGTTTTTCAAAAGTTGAAAAAGCATCACTTCCTCATAAGGTATGGGTCGGTTGCATAAAATGTCCAAAATTCCCCGATTGTAATGAAATTGCCTTGCTCAGGTATTTGTAA
- a CDS encoding DUF2551 domain-containing protein: MFVLETIENRVRSRLIKYLGRDDTGIRKVVLKLFLDGGKYTTNDIYKFLHEKDFDISYRGVSAMVGLMNTRLGILSIDVTGDHNIYLLKNDYRDIVRSVLDNY; this comes from the coding sequence GTGTTCGTGCTGGAAACCATAGAAAACCGGGTAAGATCAAGGCTGATAAAATATCTTGGCCGGGATGACACAGGGATACGCAAAGTGGTACTTAAACTGTTCCTTGACGGCGGAAAATATACCACCAATGATATCTATAAATTCCTTCACGAAAAGGATTTTGATATCAGTTACAGGGGAGTTTCAGCTATGGTTGGACTCATGAACACACGCCTGGGAATCCTGAGTATTGATGTAACCGGCGATCACAATATCTATTTATTAAAAAATGATTACAGGGATATCGTACGTTCAGTACTAGACAATTATTAA
- the tsaA gene encoding tRNA (N6-threonylcarbamoyladenosine(37)-N6)-methyltransferase TrmO, which produces MKNTCYPESVGYVKSTFKEPVFDEKMYSSISFIEIYPDFAEALDGVDEFKKIQILFQFDKSQGYKLKQKRRTDGKLVGLFATRSPHRPNGIGITTVNLLSVDGLTLEVEGLDAIDGTPVLDIKPYVSKFD; this is translated from the coding sequence ATGAAAAACACATGCTATCCGGAATCTGTTGGTTACGTGAAAAGTACCTTTAAAGAACCTGTATTTGATGAAAAAATGTATTCATCAATTTCCTTTATTGAAATCTATCCTGATTTTGCAGAAGCCTTGGATGGAGTTGATGAATTTAAGAAAATCCAGATATTGTTTCAGTTTGACAAAAGTCAGGGTTATAAATTAAAGCAAAAGCGTCGAACCGATGGTAAATTGGTTGGACTATTTGCCACCCGCAGCCCCCATCGGCCAAATGGTATAGGGATAACAACGGTAAATCTGCTTTCAGTCGATGGATTAACCCTGGAAGTAGAAGGTCTTGATGCTATAGATGGTACTCCTGTACTTGATATTAAACCATATGTCAGCAAATTTGACTGA
- a CDS encoding 30S ribosomal protein S4: protein MVYPGKKRKSYDTPKHPWQASRMANEVDLIKKYGLRNKKELWKAHSILRRYRADARRLLADSAEAELTGHAKTEADQILSKLIRYSMIKGDAEIDDILALNTEAILERRLQTLVHRLGLARTPKQARQFITHGHIAIGGKKLTVPGMLVSKQDEMMIDYYGTSPMTTESHPERPAQIASSLVEE from the coding sequence ATGGTTTATCCCGGAAAGAAAAGAAAAAGTTATGACACCCCGAAGCACCCCTGGCAAGCTTCCCGTATGGCAAATGAGGTTGACCTGATTAAAAAATACGGCCTCAGGAATAAAAAAGAACTCTGGAAGGCACACAGTATTCTCAGACGTTACAGGGCAGATGCCCGTAGATTACTTGCTGATTCTGCAGAAGCTGAACTTACCGGTCACGCAAAGACTGAAGCAGACCAGATTCTATCCAAATTGATTCGTTATTCCATGATCAAAGGCGATGCCGAGATCGATGATATTCTGGCATTAAACACAGAAGCTATTCTTGAAAGAAGGCTTCAGACCCTTGTTCACAGACTTGGTTTAGCCAGAACTCCCAAGCAGGCAAGACAGTTTATTACACATGGTCATATTGCAATTGGTGGTAAAAAGTTGACAGTTCCTGGTATGCTGGTGTCAAAACAGGATGAGATGATGATTGATTACTATGGGACATCACCTATGACTACCGAGTCACACCCGGAGAGGCCCGCTCAGATTGCATCTTCCCTCGTGGAGGAATGA
- a CDS encoding radical SAM protein has product MANIQQAEAGSFYSYLSTGCKMCRDGAKMVLYITGRCGKNCFYCPLSEERKGDAVYANEKKVQCDDEVIEESMRMQALGTGITGGEPLLEVERILHYIHLLKSTFGQKYHIHLYTALPVDEKIINNLVEAGLDEIRFHPPLEEWGNIEKSKFKTAILNCKQAGLETGIEVPAIEGVGKFADLCDTVDCYINFNELEFTDTNYEELHRRGYRLKNDISNAVAGSRDSALEVMKHFKRGHFCSSAYKDAIQLRKRLIRIAETTSRPFDEITDDGTIIFGIIHTKNTAKILEQLQELEVPEEMYELKENNIEIASWILEDIADEIRDISDKIEIIERYPTSDGLIVESMPV; this is encoded by the coding sequence ATGGCAAATATCCAGCAAGCAGAAGCAGGCTCTTTTTACAGTTATCTTTCAACCGGTTGCAAAATGTGCCGCGATGGTGCAAAAATGGTATTATACATAACCGGTCGTTGCGGTAAGAATTGTTTTTATTGCCCGCTATCAGAAGAGAGAAAAGGCGATGCCGTATATGCCAATGAAAAGAAAGTGCAATGCGACGATGAAGTAATAGAAGAAAGCATGCGTATGCAGGCCCTGGGAACAGGAATTACGGGTGGTGAACCACTCCTTGAAGTTGAAAGAATCCTGCATTATATCCACCTACTGAAAAGTACTTTCGGACAAAAGTACCATATTCATCTCTATACTGCCTTACCAGTAGATGAAAAAATAATTAATAATCTTGTGGAAGCAGGACTGGACGAGATACGTTTTCATCCTCCTCTGGAGGAATGGGGAAATATTGAAAAAAGTAAATTTAAGACGGCAATCCTCAATTGTAAACAAGCGGGATTGGAAACAGGAATCGAAGTGCCTGCCATAGAGGGTGTTGGAAAGTTCGCTGATTTGTGTGATACCGTTGACTGCTACATCAATTTCAATGAACTGGAATTTACAGATACAAATTATGAGGAATTGCATCGCAGAGGATACCGGTTAAAGAATGATATTTCAAATGCTGTAGCAGGTTCACGAGATAGTGCATTAGAAGTCATGAAACATTTTAAAAGGGGTCATTTCTGTTCATCTGCGTATAAAGACGCTATCCAGCTAAGGAAACGTCTTATCAGGATTGCAGAAACTACCTCTCGCCCATTTGACGAAATTACCGATGATGGAACTATAATATTTGGAATAATACATACTAAAAATACTGCTAAAATACTTGAGCAATTGCAGGAATTAGAAGTTCCTGAAGAAATGTATGAACTAAAGGAAAATAATATTGAGATCGCATCTTGGATACTTGAAGATATCGCAGATGAGATCCGGGACATTAGTGATAAAATTGAAATTATTGAAAGATACCCGACATCAGACGGCCTGATTGTGGAAAGCATGCCTGTTTAA
- a CDS encoding DNA-methyltransferase: MKPVDIYGNVFYNEDCITGAATHIPDESVDLIITDPPYGIKGDKLHQHYNRNEKFVVDGYVEIPEDKYADFSLAWIKEAERILKPGGSIYIVSGYTNLYHILHALYQTNLEEINHIIWKYNFGVYTKAKYVSSHYHILYYEKPGKSRTFNLESRYGTCEKTEDGRSLNYRDREDVWVINREYKPGKVKNKNELPHKLLKKIIQYSSNEGDLVCDMFLGGFSTAAVAIGLNRHCVGFEISETMFRTKTREIDQSNVIKPGFMIPELRKPVIKNMENQGKAWTSQETDYLFTRYRELRQKGLNKKDTIETIGEELGRGRWSVEKAIKKTSKKDENRQPQ; the protein is encoded by the coding sequence ATGAAACCCGTTGACATTTATGGAAATGTATTTTACAATGAGGATTGCATTACAGGAGCTGCAACTCATATCCCCGATGAATCGGTGGATCTGATAATTACCGATCCTCCATATGGGATAAAAGGGGACAAATTACACCAGCATTACAATAGAAATGAAAAATTTGTGGTTGATGGATACGTAGAAATCCCGGAAGATAAATACGCAGATTTCAGCCTGGCCTGGATTAAAGAAGCAGAAAGAATTCTAAAACCTGGTGGCTCCATCTACATTGTTTCAGGATACACAAATCTCTACCATATCCTCCATGCCCTTTACCAGACAAATCTGGAAGAGATCAATCATATAATATGGAAATACAATTTTGGTGTTTATACAAAAGCAAAATACGTATCCTCCCATTATCATATTTTATACTACGAAAAACCCGGCAAAAGTCGCACATTTAATCTGGAATCAAGATATGGAACATGTGAAAAAACAGAAGACGGGAGATCGCTGAATTATAGGGACAGGGAAGATGTCTGGGTAATTAACAGGGAGTACAAACCCGGCAAAGTTAAAAATAAAAATGAACTGCCCCACAAACTCCTGAAAAAAATTATTCAATACAGTAGTAATGAAGGCGACCTTGTTTGTGACATGTTCCTGGGCGGATTTTCAACTGCAGCCGTTGCAATCGGTCTGAACAGGCACTGCGTTGGCTTTGAAATATCAGAAACGATGTTTAGAACAAAAACCCGGGAAATTGACCAAAGCAACGTTATTAAACCGGGATTTATGATCCCGGAATTACGCAAACCTGTCATCAAGAATATGGAAAACCAGGGTAAGGCCTGGACTTCACAAGAGACGGATTACCTGTTTACAAGATACAGGGAATTGCGCCAAAAGGGATTAAACAAAAAAGATACTATAGAGACAATTGGCGAGGAATTGGGCAGAGGTAGATGGAGCGTTGAGAAAGCAATAAAGAAAACTAGCAAAAAGGATGAAAATAGGCAACCACAATAA
- a CDS encoding 30S ribosomal protein S11: protein MANGIWAVAHIKCSFNNTIITVTDITGAETIAKSSGGMVVKAARDESSPYTAMQMAGQLADTLRDKGVEGVHIRVRAPGGNKQRSPGPGAQAAIRAFARAGIRIGRIEDVTPVPHDGTRPIGGRRV, encoded by the coding sequence ATGGCAAATGGAATATGGGCTGTTGCTCACATCAAATGTTCATTTAACAATACTATAATCACAGTTACCGATATAACCGGTGCTGAAACAATAGCGAAATCATCCGGTGGGATGGTAGTCAAAGCTGCAAGGGATGAGAGTTCTCCTTATACTGCTATGCAGATGGCCGGCCAGCTTGCTGATACTCTCAGGGATAAAGGTGTCGAAGGTGTACACATTCGTGTCCGTGCTCCCGGTGGTAACAAGCAGAGAAGTCCCGGTCCAGGTGCACAGGCAGCCATTAGGGCTTTCGCACGTGCAGGTATCAGGATTGGACGTATCGAGGATGTAACTCCTGTGCCACATGACGGTACCCGTCCAATAGGCGGCAGGCGCGTCTAA